Proteins from a single region of Oncorhynchus keta strain PuntledgeMale-10-30-2019 chromosome 20, Oket_V2, whole genome shotgun sequence:
- the gdf6b gene encoding growth/differentiation factor 6-B: MDFYQITTFYAVLTCVWDLPCFTSFTIFLPSASKSSKVPKVFDGREAKYFKDIYSSSSSSSNERYYKGGFKDSVEPHDYMLSIYKTFSTAEKLGLNASFFRSSKAANTIASFVDIGQDDLPLSPLRRQQYLFDVSTLSDRAEVLGAELRIYTKVSGNFRMSEMEPVDIQLLSCRSQQLLDSRTLDLQESHRPRWEVLDVWEIFKDRDHLTQGSQFCLEVKAMLDNTERELDLHHLGFHRNGRSQQKKAILVVFTRSKKRQTLFSERREGRTLIGHGEKGKERGHRSNFKASRRRRTAILKNRHGKRHGKKSKSRCSKKPLHVNFRELGWDDWIIAPLDYEAYHCEGVCDFPLRSHLEPTNHAIIQTLMNSMNPSNMPPSCCAPSKLSPISILYIDSGNNVVYKQYEDMVVESCGCR; the protein is encoded by the exons ATGGATTTCTATCAAATAACCACATTTTACGCGGTCCTCACATGTGTATGGGATTTACCATGTTTTACATCATTTACTATTTTCCTCCCGTCTGCCTCAAAGAGCAGCAAGGTCCCGAAAGTATTTGATGGACGAGAGGCAAAATATTTCAAAGATATctactcatcatcatcatcatcatcaaatgAGCGGTATTACAAGGGTGGGTTCAAAGATTCAGTTGAACCACACGACTACATGCTTTCAATTTACAAGACTTTCTCTACAGCCGAAAAATTGGGGCTGAACGCAAGTTTCTTTCGGTCGTCAAAAGCAGCTAACACTATAGCAAGTTTTGTGGACATCGGCCAAG ATGACCTCCCACTCTCCCCTTTGCGAAGACAGCAGTATCTGTTTGACGTCTCAACCCTCTCAGACAGAGCCGAGGTGCTGGGGGCTGAGTTGAGGATATACACCAAAGTGTCTGGGAATTTCAGGATGTCGGAAATGGAGCCAGTGGACATTCAGCTACTCTCCTGCCGCTCTCAGCAGCTGCTGGATTCCAGAACGTTGGATCTTCAGGAGTCCCATCGGCCCAGATGGGAGGTGCTGGATGTGTGGGAAATATTTAAGGACAGGGATCACCTCACACAGGGGAGCCAGTTCTGTCTGGAGGTCAAGGCCATGCTGGACAACACTGAGAGGGAACTTGACTTGCATCATCTGGGCTTTCACAGAAATGGTCGCTCACAACAAAAGAAGGCCATTTTAGTGGTGTTCACCAGGTCCAAGAAGAGACAGACCCTTttcagtgaaaggagagaaggaaggacatTGATTGGCCATGGGgaaaaggggaaagagaggggccaTCGTTCTAATTTCAAAGCCAGCCGGAGACGCAGGACGGCGATATTGAAGAATCGCCATGGGAAGAGGCATGGCAAAAAGTCAAAATCGAGATGCAGCAAGAAGCCGTTGCATGTGAACTTCAGAGAGCTGGGCTGGGACGATTGGATCATCGCTCCTCTGGATTACGAGGCGTACCACTGTGAGGGCGTGTGTGACTTTCCTCTGAGGTCACATCTAGAGCCCACAAACCATGCCATCATACAGACCCTTATGAATTCTATGAACCCCAGCAACATGCCTCCTAGCTGCTGTGCCCCGTCCAAACTCAGCCCTATCAGTATTCTCTACATCGACTCAGGAAATAATGTGGTGTATAAGCAGTATGAGGACATGGTGGTTGAGTCGTGTGGTTGTAGGTAA